A segment of the Candidatus Sumerlaea chitinivorans genome:
TACCGCTGTGCTCAGCGGAGCTGGGGCGGTGCCGGTAGCCAGCACCGCCGCCACCCCTGCGCTCCCGTCGCTTGCCGGTGCAAGCGCATCTCCCACACCCGCGGCGTCGCTCCCCCCGTTGCAAGCAGCTATGAGCGCTGTAAGTGCCACACCTCAGGCGGGTTTGCCCTCACTGGCCCAAGCGGCACCCCAAGGCATCACTTCGGCTCTGCCACCGCTTTCCGCTGCGGCACAAGCTGCTGCTCCCTCCTCAGGCCTCCCCGTGTTGGCCCAAGCCATTACCGAAACTCCTGCTCCGCAAGCTCCGCCGGCAGCACCTCTGATTCCAACGCTGCCACCTTTGAGCGCAGCTGCTACACAACCTGCTCCCGCCCAGCCAAGTGGCGAGCCACTTGCGAGCGCAACTGGCGCTCCTGCATTGCCACCACTGACAGCGAAGTCGACGCCTGAGAGCACTCCTCCACCGCCGGCGCAGCTTACTCCCCCTGCGGAGGTCCAAGCTTCGACTGCAGCTCCGATGCTGCCGCCGTTGGCACCCCCTGCGACGACGCCAGCACCTGTAGTCGCCCAGCAGGCCGCCCCCATAAACCCGTTTGCGGGGATGGAGCCGCCGACGCCAGCGCCTCCGTTGGTACCTGCACTGCAGGTCACGCCTCCCACAGAACTTGCCCCTGCAGCCGCCGCCACGCCACAACCTGAGTCATCCACCGCTTTCGCAGAGCAACTCAAGCGCATGGGTATTCCTTCGGCTGAGACTCGCGGCTCAATCAATATCCCGGCTGGCACGACTGGCGAAACCAACTTCAGTGCGGCCGCTGTGAGCACCCCTCCGCCCGCGCCAACGTTCGTGGCCCCCACCGTGGTTGCACCCGCAGAGCCCACTCGCGCTCCGGTCAACGTCAGCGCTCTGATGCCGAAACCCACACCCAAAGACTTCTCCTCAAGCGCGGATTCGCCGTTCTTCCGTCAAACTCCAGCGGCCGGGCCTCGCAATTACGCTCCGGCTCCTGCACCCACCACCCCCGTGACGGTAGCTGGGGGAGGGGACATGGAGATTATCGTGCTCAAGAACGGCTCGTCGTTCGTTGGCAAGGTCCTCGAACGTCAACCTTCGGTGTGGAAAATTCGGCTGCCCAATGGCAGTGTGATTGCTGTGCCCGCCGCGAAAATTGCGGGAACGCGACCGATGACGCCTCAGCAGTAACGGAATTTCACTCCTTCGGGAGGTGCCTTCGTCGTCTCGAGCTCGGAATCCGGACATGAGGCGCCCCGCAGATCTGGCTGGTGCTGCCCATGCAAAAGCCAGTACGGGCACTTTGGATCATTCGCACGAGAAGTTTAGTGCTTCAGAAGCGCAAGATTACGATCCGCAAGCGGAAGGGTGGTCATCATGTCTTTGCGACGTGTACTTCGTCGTGTTCCTTACCTCAGGAGTTTGTATCGCTGGGCAAAGGTTGCGCCGCACGCCCTAAAGCAAGGCGTGTATCCGGCCGGACATTTTTATTCGCCGATTCCCGACCCCGCCGACGTTGAAGCGCGCCTCAACTCGGCCGCCCAGATGCCAGAGGAGCTCCCCGGGATCCCGCTCTATCCTGAACGCCAACGAGACCTTCTGAAACACTACGCGCAATATTCCAAGGATCTCCCTTTTGCGGAGCACCCCACCCCTCAGTTTCGCTATTATTACGAGAATGACTTCTTCTCCTATGCGGATGCGATTTTTCTTTATTGCTTCTTGCGGCACCACCAACCCCGCCGCGTGGTGGAAATTGGCTCCGGTTTTTCTTCGGCGGTCATGCTCGATACCGCGGATCGTTTTCTCAGCCCCTCGCCTCAGTTCACGTTTATTGAGCCCTACCCCGAGCGCCTGAACTCACTTCTTCGCCCTGAAGATTCCCAACGCGTGAGGATCATCGAAAAACCTCTTCAACAGGCGCCCATTGAGGTGATTGGAGAACTCGAAGCTGGCGATCTACTGTTCATTGATTCCAGCCACGTCGTGAAGTTCGGTAGCGACGTTCAACTCATCTTCTACGAAATTCTCCCTCGCCTCCGCCCCGGTGTCTACGTGCATTTTCACGACGTCTTCTACCCGTTCGAATACCCCGCCCATTGGCTGCGCGAAGGGCGTTACTGGAATGAGGACTATTTTCTCCGCGTCTTCCTCTACGGCAACGCCCTGTGGAGCATTTATTTCTTCAACCACTTCGTCTGGCTTCGCTTCCGGGATTTCTTGCAAGAGCACATGCCCCTATGCCTTCGCAATCCAGGCGGAAGCCTTTATCTTATTCGCGAAAACGCCGAGTGGCCCCCAGCACGCAAGCCAAGCTGATTTTCTAACCAGTCAAACGCTTGTTCTCGGACCGTTTCGGGGAAATCGTGTCCAGCCTCGTGGAGCATGACTTCACAGCGGCACTCGAGTCCCCACTCGCGTGCCCGTTGACGAGCCCGGTCGGCGAGCTCGCGCGCAAGCGGACCATCAGCACTGCCACCCCCGACAATCAAAAACGGCCGCGGGGCGCCGAGGAGGAGAAGGTCGTCGTGGTCCCGCCGCTCCCTGCGAAGGATCTCTACGCGTTCACCTAGATACCACGACGCGTCCCAATTAGAGGAACCCAGTGCAATACCTCCTTCGCTCGCGACCGCGGCGCACACTCGTTCATCAAATGCGGCAAGGTAGAGCGTTTCCTTCGCCCCAAGCGAATGCCCAACGGCCGCAATTGCGCCCGGTAAGACATCGCCCCGCTCCATAAGCACGTCCACAGCACGCATCCCGTCCCAGAGCATTTTTCCCATGCCACATAGCCCCGGCGCGACAAGCTCCAGCTCAGCCACCGCGTCGAGCCACGTTTTCCCCCGGTAACCATAGATGAAGCATTTCGGGCAGAGCACAACAAATCCCCGCCGCACCAGCGCTAAACCCAAGTGGCGTGTCGGCGCGGACGCCAGCCCCACTGGCTGACGAATGTGCGCATCTGTTGTGGCATGAAATACCACCGCTGCCGGCAACCGCTCGGCTTTGGGCTCTAACGGTTCGAGCAAGTACGCCTCCGTGCGAGCGTCCTTTTCCGTCGCATAGATGAGAAGCACGCGCCGATGGTCCGGCTGCTCCTCGATCGACTGTACCTCGACCTCCAGCGGGACCCGCTGGGGCATTGGACCCAAAAGCCTGAGCCACCGCTCACGCAGATGCATCTGCTCCTCCCACCTCGTCGACATAGACGTCTCACTTTTCTCACTCATGTTGCGCCTAAGCCAGAGCGCCTTCCAGTGTGACGTCAAGCGCGGAGCTCACAACTCTTCGCTAAGGGCCGATCAGCTCGGTCGAAGGAACCTTTTACATTGACGAGGAAGCTCCCCGAGGTCAACTTGGAATGATTTAGCGGGCGGTCTAACTGCGAGATCTCAGTAAATCCGCATGCGCAAAGCGCGTGTGCGCGCAAGGAGCGAATTCAATGATGCTTCATTTACGCTGTATTGTTTGCGGTCGCGAATACCCAGCCGACAATCGCCTGACCTGTGAAAGCTGTGGCCCTCGCGAAGGAATTCTCGACGTCATTTACGACTACGAACGCGCACGCCGAACGCTAACCCCCGAGAGTCTTGCGGCTCGCCCACGGAATCACTGGCGCTATCGTGAGTTGCTCCCCATCGCACCAACAACGCCTCTTCCGCCACTCCAGGTTGGGTGGACCCCCCTCTACGAAGCACCGCGTCTTGCGCGCCACTGCGGTGTCGCTCGGCTCTGGATCAAAGACGACGGCCGGAATCCCACTGCCTCTTTCAAGGACCGAGCCTCGAGCGTTGGCGTGGCCAAAGCCCTCGAATTCGGATTCAACACCGTCGCGTGCGCATCCACTGGCAACGCCGCGAGCTCCCTCGCTGGCATGGCAGCCTCCGTCGGTTTGCGCAGCTTCATTTTCGTGCCGCAGCGGGCACCAGAGCCCAAAGTGGCTCAGCTTCTGCTCTTCGGCGCCACCGTTCTGCGCGTACAAGGCACCTACGACCAAGCCTACGACCTGTGCTCGCAGGCTGTTCAACGTTACGGATGGTACAATCGCAACTGTGCCATCAATCCCTATCTCGTCGAAGGGAAGAAGACGGCCGGGCTCGAGATTGGCGAACAACTTGCGGACACCCCGCCGGATTGGGTCGCCGTGAGCGTCGGGGACGGGTGCACTATCGCCGGCGTTTGGAAAGGATTACTGGAGATGCACAAGGTCGGCATTCTTACCCGCCTTCCGCGCCTCCTTGGCGTGCAAGCGGAAGGATCTCCCGCTGTGGCTCGGCAGTTTGCTCGAGAAGGAGAGCCACCACTGGGGAATGAGCCGGCCAGCACCATTGCGGATTCCATCTGCGTGGCTGTTCCACGCAACTGGCGGAAAGCCGTCCGAGCCGTGCGCGACTCACGTGGGACCTACGTCACGGTCTCAGACGATGAGATTTTGGAGGCATTGCGCATCACACCGCAATTGACGGGCGTCTTCGGTGAGCCCGCTGCGGTCGCCACCGTCGCCGGCGTGGCACGTGCCCGACAGCAGAACATCATTACTCAGCATGAAAGCGTCCTCGTGATTATCACAGGGAACGGCCTGAAGGACATTCGCACCGCAAGCCAAGCCGCCGGCTCTCCGCACGATATTCCCCCCACTCTCGACGCAGTCGCAGAAGTGTGCGAAACAAAGAGGACCTGAAGCGGCTCCCCTCTGGAGGCTTGGGCTCGAATGCTTCGGCGCAGACGGTAATACCGCGATCCTGAGCTATTTGCCATGATTCCCTGCGCGTGCCCGTCCCACGTACTGCGCCTCGCAGAAATGATTTCGGGAATTTCTCTGTTCGGCTGTTGCAATAAAACCACAGCATGACTCCGAAAAAACGCTTCGCGTGTAATATTGGCTGGACAGGCCGCATTATCCGCGCCGTCACGGGTCTCGTTCTCGTGGCAGATGCGTACCTACTCTATCGCTATGACATGCCCTCGGGTGGTCTCGGTTCCCGGGTGCTCCAAGGGCTGATTGCGCTTATCGGCGCTTTCGCAATCTTCGAAGGCGCGATTGGCTGGTGTGCGGTTCGCGCCCTTGGGATTCGGACACGGTTTTAGGTAACCCCGAAAGTGTCTGCGTGTGAGCTTACAGGAAAATGTAAAGTTGCCTCATGCGTGCGTTCCCGCTGAATTGAGTTCCCGACAAGAGCGAAAACATTCCACGCCGCCTTCTGTTTGAAGGGCAGAAATGAGATGCGCGCCTCCAAGCTGAATTTTGGCTCCTCAGGCACGCTATTGTTGGATTTACCTATGACGTCACATCGTTCAATTTCGCTCTTCGGAATTATCCCTTTTTTGCTGATACACGGTTTACTACTGGGCCAACCCACAGTCCAGGCAGAGCAAACAGCCGAGCCTCAGCCCAAACGAAATCCCCTGAGTCGCATCTTCAGCAAAAAGGCTCGCCCCAGCCCGACGCCGACCCCGACGTCGCCCGCAGCACCGATTGAGCTGGAGCAAGCGTCGAAGCCCCAAAGCCGCACTTCCCCCCCTCAGTCTTTGTATAATTTGGGGCGTTCAGGCTCCTCCACTGTCTCCGCGGGCGAAAACGCAGCTCCAACCGCACACCGCCGAACCCAACAGCAACGCACACGCGCCACGAAATCCATTGCCGACGTCAGCGACCGCGTGAAATCTGCCGGAAAGAGCGAGTCCACAACAGCGCCCCAAACCATTAGCTCGTGGCTAACCGGCCGAAAGCTGGTGGCTCTCACCTACGACGACGGCCCCCACCCCACGATCACACCTAAGCTCATCGAGCTTCTGAAAAGTAAGAACACCCCTGCCACGTTCTTTCTCCTTGGCCAGTCGGTAAAGGCTTACCCAGCCATTGCGCACCAGTTGGCCGAAAACGGCTTCGAGGTTGGAAACCACAGTTTCTCCCACCCGCAGCTGACAAAACTGAGCGACGAAGCGATTCGCCGCGAACTCGCCCAGTGCGCCGAACTTATCACCTCGGCGACAGGAGGTGCCCCCATTCGTGTGATGCGTCCCACGTATGGAGCACACAACGAGCGCGTGCGTCGAATCGCCAACGAAATGGGCTATAAAATCATTCTTTGGGACGTGGACACGAACGATTGGCGAAAACGCACCACCGACCAAATGGTCGCGACCATTCTTTCCTCAGCGACGGATGGCTCGATCATCCTCATGCACGACCGTTACCCGACCACGCTGGAAACCACCGCCGCCGTCATTGATGAGCTTCGCGCCCGAGGCTTTACCTTTGTGACAGTTTCCGAAATGCTTGAGCAGCCACGCGTAGCTCCTAACAGGAAGCAAGAACCGCGACGCCTCTAACGCTTGCGCGCCACGCCATGCCTTGGTGATTCAAAAACGTCTGTATTGCTTCTTGACCTCCGTCCCAACAACAGAAGATTCACTCCACGAATTTTTTCACTATTATGACATTTTTGTGGTTGAACTGCCTCTACTGTGCCAGACTTGTTAGTAGGTGTAGGGTGTGACATGGCGAGGAGACAGGCTCCAGAGCCGTCAGGGGACGAGAGAAACAGGCGGGGACATTTGCCGCCAGAAATTGAGAAACTTCTGGCCGAATTGGGTGACGAGCTGCCACCAAATTTGCGAGCTGAAGTGGAGGAACTTAGAAAACGGTGCGATGCTAACGACGTACTTCTTGATCCTGCAGCAGTGGAAAAAGTTCGCAGCAGACTTGAATTTGAACTTATTCAGCGAAAATACCGGCCACGTGTGCCGCTTTATGGGATGGGCGGAGAAAGGACGCGAAGCATGACCAAGGATCCGCACAACCGAAAAACTCCGCCTGAATCCAAGACCCCAAACTCGGAACGACCGCGCAGATCCTACCAAGAGGATCCGCGCTACCGTGCGTTCTATGAGCGATTGAAAAAAGAGCAACAGCAGACCAAGCCCGATTACGACGAGCCACCTGAATTCACAACGCTTGACGAGCTGGAGCAAACGGGCTGGGACGGCACACCTCGACCGTGGGAACCGCCTCGAATCAAATCTCCTACGCCGATCCCACGCGAGGTGCCTATGCCTCAACCAGCAACGGATCCGTTGGCCCCCACCAACGACCTTCTGCCCGGCACAATCTTCCGCTTCGACGACGGAAGCATCGCTATCTATAAGGACGCTGTCTCAGGAAAGGACTACGCGCTCCTCTATTTCCTTCAGCCGGATGGCACACTCCAACCGCAAGGGATCTTCCTCGATCAATACGAACGCATGCGGCTCGGCGCGATCCCCCCGGATCTTTTCGAGGCAATGATTCGCATGCGGCGCTGGGATCGCGATGCGGTCATCTACCATCTCGACCGCTTCGAATATGCAGGCTACGTGCGTGCCCTTGCTAATTCCGCGCAGTACGCCGCCACCCGGAACGCTCATACGACCCAACGCGTTCCTCATCCCCCGTCGTCCCCGCAGCCTGTGGTCGAGCCAGAACCAGAGGTGAGGCCCCGCCCGCGGGTCGCACGTGCGATCACACCGCCCCCAGAGTCTCCGCTCGCGCCGGTAGAACCCGCGGAGGCCGAAGTGAAGGCGCTCGCGCCTGAGCCCGAGCCACCACCTCCACCGCCCCCTCCGCGCGATCCGCTTGAGCGCGGCCGCGTCATCCGTATCAACGTCGGCGGGAAGGTGTGGGAAGCTGTCTATTGGACCAGCGACGAAATTGGCCCTATTGTCGCCCACGATACGAATCGCGAGTGGAGCCTCATGCACCTCGATTTGTCGCGATTCAGGGATGCCATTGAGTACGGTGAGCTTCTAAGCGAAGAGGAACTCGAGGAGATCGAGCGCTCGCTCGCCCGCCACCATCACGCGTGAGAGCCGCTCCTAACGTTGGTAACAACGGGCCCGCTCTGCCGTATACGCGCTTGCGCGCCTGACAGAACGTTTTCGTAGGCCGCAAGCATATCGCGCGCCATGCGCTCTGCAGTGAATTGCCGCGCATAGGGAATGGTTCGTTGGGCTTTTTCACGCACTTCCTCTGGGTGCCGAGCCAATCGCACTAAGGTTGC
Coding sequences within it:
- a CDS encoding Threonine synthase, with product MMLHLRCIVCGREYPADNRLTCESCGPREGILDVIYDYERARRTLTPESLAARPRNHWRYRELLPIAPTTPLPPLQVGWTPLYEAPRLARHCGVARLWIKDDGRNPTASFKDRASSVGVAKALEFGFNTVACASTGNAASSLAGMAASVGLRSFIFVPQRAPEPKVAQLLLFGATVLRVQGTYDQAYDLCSQAVQRYGWYNRNCAINPYLVEGKKTAGLEIGEQLADTPPDWVAVSVGDGCTIAGVWKGLLEMHKVGILTRLPRLLGVQAEGSPAVARQFAREGEPPLGNEPASTIADSICVAVPRNWRKAVRAVRDSRGTYVTVSDDEILEALRITPQLTGVFGEPAAVATVAGVARARQQNIITQHESVLVIITGNGLKDIRTASQAAGSPHDIPPTLDAVAEVCETKRT
- a CDS encoding Polysaccharide deacetylase; this translates as MALTYDDGPHPTITPKLIELLKSKNTPATFFLLGQSVKAYPAIAHQLAENGFEVGNHSFSHPQLTKLSDEAIRRELAQCAELITSATGGAPIRVMRPTYGAHNERVRRIANEMGYKIILWDVDTNDWRKRTTDQMVATILSSATDGSIILMHDRYPTTLETTAAVIDELRARGFTFVTVSEMLEQPRVAPNRKQEPRRL